CTCGAGCCGTGGCTCAGCATCAAGGTGGGCGGGATCGACTTCAGCATCAACCGGGCGGTCTTCTACCTGGCGCTGGCGTGCGGCCTGACGATCGCGGTGATGGTGTGGATCTCGCGGCGCATGCAGCAGAAGCCGAACAAGGTCCAGACGGCGATCGAGCTGGCCTATGACCTGACGCGCAACAACATCACGGGCTCGAACCTCGACCAGCGCACCGCGACCAAGTGGTTCCCGTTCCTGGCGACGCTGTTCTTCTTCCTCTGGTTCTCGAACGTGATCGGCTATCTGCCGCTGCCCACGAACACCGCCGAGACGGTGAACATCTTCGGCCTCGAGCTGCCGACCTTCTCGATCTACGCCGCCACGGCGAACATCTCGGTGCCGCTTGCCCTGACGCTCGTCGTTTGGATCTCCTACAACGTCGAGGGGATCCGCGCCAAGGGCTTCTTCCCCTACTTCAGGAGCTGGCTGCCGCCGGGCCTGGAGGACATGAACCCGGTGGGCAAGGGCCTGATCTTCGTGATCGAGGTGATCTCGCACTTCGTGCGCCTGATCTCGCTCTCGGTGCGGCTGTTCGCGAACATCCTCGCCGGACACCTGCTGCTCCTGTTCATGGGCGGCGGGCTGGCCGTGCTGCTTGGTCTCGCCGCCCTGGGCGCGCTGACCTTCCCGCTTGCCT
This genomic interval from Solirubrobacterales bacterium contains the following:
- the atpB gene encoding F0F1 ATP synthase subunit A, whose protein sequence is MRTRTKVLLGVAGYIAVAVLLVVIFGNEGKNDEFKPQDEFKLEPWLSIKVGGIDFSINRAVFYLALACGLTIAVMVWISRRMQQKPNKVQTAIELAYDLTRNNITGSNLDQRTATKWFPFLATLFFFLWFSNVIGYLPLPTNTAETVNIFGLELPTFSIYAATANISVPLALTLVVWISYNVEGIRAKGFFPYFRSWLPPGLEDMNPVGKGLIFVIEVISHFVRLISLSVRLFANILAGHLLLLFMGGGLAVLLGLAALGALTFPLAFLFFVLELGLIATLQAFIFSMLTAIYLGGATAESH